tgtgtgtgtgtgtgtgtgtgtgtgtccctcaggTTACTCTTTTTAAAGTATGCCTATCATTGTTCTCAGACTTGTTCCTAAACCAGTTTACAAGTTGCCATCGGCAAATACTTCCTAGAGTGAGAAGCTGGACAGACAGGTTTCTTCAGCGTTTGTCATCATCACTGACACTTTATTCAATTTTTATATAGAAATTGTACATAGATATAGTACAATCAAGCACACAATCAAAAGATAATAAAGTTAAACAAGGCAGATGCAGACATTTAGATTGGTGGAGAGAAGAAGCATTTCCAGGTCTACTCCACTGGCGGCTCAAAGCCAGGCCTCTCCATGGCAGCTAGTGAGGGACCAGCAGGCAGCTGCACCGACTCAGGCTTAGTGGAGCAGCGTGACTCAGGACCCACTTCGCAACGAGTTCACATTCAATACATTCAACAAAGCGTCAAGCCAACAGTACACAGCATAGTTTCCAGGCAGCGGAAGCATGAGGCAATACTTCATATCACATCGGACTGTACGTGTGAGCGCTTCTGTAGGGTTGTCTTTCAACAATTCAACCTCGCCGCGTCTCCTTGCCTCTACACGTACGCCCGGCTGCTCGGCGCCTTGGAGTACGCCGCATCGTACGGCCGGCGCTCCTCGCTGGGCGGGCAGGAGCTGCAGAGGAGGGCTCCCCCCAGGAGCAGCAGTCCGGCGGCCCCCCAGCCGATGTACAGCGCGGCCCCCAGCTCCCTCTTCTGGGCCCCCACCAGGATGGGGTTATAGAAGTTCTGGATGACGGTGTTGGCCGTCCAGCAAACgggcaccagcaccagcacccccGCAATCAGGAACACCACGCCGGCCGCGATGCCGATCCTGCTCTTGGCCCGCTCCTCACTCACAAAGTTGGTGCACTTGCCGCCGACGATGCCCAGCAGGATGCCGACTATGCCCGCCACGATGGACACCACGGTCAGGGCCCTCGCCGCCTGCAGGTCCGAGCTCAGCGCCAGGAGAGAGTCGTACACCTTGCACTGCATCTGGCCCGTGCTCTGCACCACGCAGTTCATCCAGATGCCCTCCCAGGTGGTTTGCGCCGTGATGATGTTGGCGCCGATGAAGGCGCTCACCTTCCACATGGGCAGAGCGCACACCAAGATGGCGCCGATCCAGCCTACGATGGCCAGGGCCAAGCCCAGCAGTTGTCTCCCAGTAGAAACCATGGTGAGCACTGAtggaggaacgcaccaggaGGGGGAGTAAGCCGGAGCAGGTCAGGTGAGGGGACGGAGTGAAGGCACGGTCTGTGAAGGCTGTTTCCTCCTCGGCAGAGCTGGAGGTAACAATGAATGGCCGAGCTGGGTTTCTGGGCGTCACACTAACAGAGGAGTGgatcagccctccccctcctcatggATACCCACAACTGGTTTTTTCGAAGGAATCTCATCAGACGACATTAAAGTGAACAACAACACCAGGGAGGAAATGGTGTGATGCAAAGTAAACTACGACCTGTTGCCTGTCGacacgtttatttattttttgaaattGATAGAACCATTTACAATTGTGGTGACACGAGGAGGCTTTACTATTTTATGTCAGAGTATCTTCTCTTTTTTACCAACAACGCCACCTTGGGTTAGGGCCCAAGGACCTGTACACTATTATTGTGATTATGTGATTATGATTGTCTCTGACAATAAGACACTCAGGTTCGTTCAATCAGGGAGGGCGGGGCACGGAGTTCAAGAATAACATAAAACACTTTATTATAATGACCACGGTTTGGCacaaaaagataaaaaagaGAAGTAAGCCCAACTGGGGAAGGAAGTGGGTACAAGCTGAGGCTTGCCAGCTGGAGGAGTGGTCGACAGGGTGGTCGAAAGAGATATCCAACAAAAGAAACGAgagcaccccacacacacagcaaaaacgTGAAGTTCATACGAATAAAATCTTAAacgaagcacacgcacacaagagatcaccaccaccacccaggaggaccaccaccaccaccgtcggCCTTCAGCTCTACGAGAAAGAGGCACAGTTAGGAGGGCTCAcaactagggctgaacgattttaagaaaaaattgaaattgcgatttttctggtagagattgcggtttcgatttcaaccacgatttattttctttaaatcaagtttcagtataaattaatataaccaatgaattccattaaggtaatgcaataatgaaaactgctggcaacagatttcaaatgcaagactgtttattcaagtacctaagaaacaacaaccaaaaaagtcaaataaaaagggagccctctttcttaagtaaacttgcttcaatggctcatcagcatcaaaataattgcaattttgtaaaaaaaaacaaaaaaaaaacgcagctttgacgatcccaaaatcgtaatgcttgagatcgcgattttcggtcgaaaacgatagatcgttcagccctactcaCAACTGACACAAACAATATCACATAACAAACCAACGGATgaaaaatcaatcaataaactAAAGAGTATTAATTTGCAGTAACCAGAAATCTATCAAAATTAAAGAAAGCAAGAAAATTAAAGAGTCTCTGACCAGATATAAACTCAACAAGTAACCATAACatgttttaaacaaaaataaacaagggcTCAGATTGAGAAGCTTCCCTTCCAAATGGAAATTAAATGAACAACGACACCACACCTTATGAGATTAActctgaaaaacacacacgcacacaccgcaccacGCACAGCAGCAGCGGGACACAGGGTTAACAGCAGGAGGCAAGCCGACCAGGGGCAGCAGACAGAGCCCCGAACCAAGTCGGCGGAAGCGGCAGCGAAGCAGCAGCAATGATAACGTAGCAATGACTTAAATAACCATGATTGCTCAGCTCTCTCGGTTTAGCGTTCATAACCCCGGTTCTCAGTCCGGTTATTTTGCGTCCCTtctaaagagggagaggggtgaagagGATCGGCGTAGCAGGGGAGACAGCCACCACGCACCATGCGACAAGCAGACTGTTAAAGGGAGAGGAGCGCAAAGTGATCTTAGCACCAGACTAACAGGCAATTAACAACCAAAAGCTCACCATGACTCACCTATGCTCTGGTCAGCGGCGGTAAACGACCCCTAATATATTGCCCCGATCGCGATGAGGATCTCGGCAGATCTATTAGAGTAACGGTTTGAGTTTAGTAAAACGCTGACGAATGTACGCAAAACAGCATGCCAAGGTGCGCCTACCTGTGCTCTGAGGTGAGCGGCGAGGGCAACGACCCAGAAGTGGACGGGCCGAAgaggcaggaagagagaggtcAGGAGGAAGGGCACGACCTACTTTTATCcccttgacacaaacaatgattGGCGAACCAGCCGGAGAGGGCGTGGTAAAACAGAAGCCTGTGTCTAAGTAGCAGTGGTGCCTCATACCActacacaattaacacacacatgtacagtatACATTCTATATTTAAATGGAATAGAAATGACAGCAAATGGTGTAGCAGAGATGTGCAATCTTTCTCTAGATTTGGTGTATTGAGTATAATAAACAGCAGAGGGTGACGGATCCCCCTCTGAAATTAAAGATGCTTCACAGGTTCTGGGATTGACCGTGTGCGAATGGGgtgataaatagatagatagatcattTATTGTCCCCTTGGGAAGAAGTTTTCTCAGTGAATGAGACACATGATTgttaaccacaacaacaacaacataaaaacaacCACTGACAAGACCCCAAAATCCTATTGTTGATTGGATGAGTCCCAGTGATGGACAGAGACTGAGTCCCACCAGGGGTTCAGGTTGAAGGAGAAAAGGATGGATGGAAGTTGTTCTATGAAGCATTCGTTTTGGATTCTTAAGTCGGCGTGTTGAAGTAATACgcccggggcggggggggcggtgaTGCCGGGGGCGTCCCGCTCCAGAGGCGCCCGTTCGGACCGTTATCTTGGGAAGGAGGCGGCGCTGGGCCCCGGGTTCCAAGCTGGGTACCGGGAGCCGTCCCGGGTCTCCAGGGGCTGGTCGTACGGCCCGTTCTTGCGCCACGACCGGCTGTCCTGGGAGGGGGCGGCATAGCTGTACTCTACCGGGGGGCGCAGGTAGACCCGCTGGGGGGCGCTAGGCTTGTTCCCGCACACCATGCAGACCACGGCcccgcccagcagcagcaggacccCCGAGGCCAGGCCGATGTAGATGGAGGTGCCCACGTCCCGCTTCAGGGAGGTCACAATCAGCGGGTCGTTGCTCACAAAGGCGGTCAGCGCCGCCGACCAGATGACCGCTACCAGACACAGGACCCCCGCAACCAGACACAGGAGCCCCCCCAGCAGGGCGGCCTGGGAacaggaggaccaggagaaccgggcagacagacagagagacagtcagacacactgttgtgcagagagacagacagacatacagaaagacagatagatagacagatagacactcagaaagacagacagtgtagtgcagacagacagacagaccgtgtagtgcagacaaacagacagacactgcAGTGCAGACAGACATGCCCTGACCTTGTTCTGGGAGGACCGCGTGCCGGACTGACTGGTGGTGTAATAGTCGTCGGGTGGAGCGCTGCTGCagttggccacgccccctcccatGATGGCGATGATGAAGCCGATGAGGCCCAGGATAATGGACAGCAGCGTGAGGGCCCGCCCCGCCTGCAGGTCGGTGGTGTAGGTGATGCCCGACGGTTTCTTACACTGCATCTGGCCCGTGGACTGGACCACACAGGCCAGCCACAGGCCGTCCCAGATCTGGAAGGTTTGAGACATGGATGACGAGGCGGTGTTGGAGCGGAGCGGGGCCACTCGTCGGTCCAGCATGAAGGATGTGCTCCGTGACAATATGACGCTGCCGACCGGgtacaaagtaaaaaatactTCTCCTACGTCTACTGGGGCAGCGGTTGAACTGCACATCTGATTGGATAGTAGAGTTGCTATTTCAAATGTAATAGAAAATACATATGAAAATACTGTAAACATATTTTACTACGTACCGTTTGTGCTGACACAATATTTGGACCCACAAAAGATGATTCTCGCCACATGGGCAGTCCCGTCGTCAGACCCACTCCCAGGATCCCCACCAGCACCAGAGCCAGACCCCCTATCAGTCTGCCTTGTCCTTCCATCCCAAATAAATCCTCTTCTCCCTGGAAACGttttaaaaaaactgttttctgaaaaagaaaaactgcCGCAAAAAGTGAGTTAATTTAGTTATACTTATTGCTTAAAAATGCCTCTTTGGCATCATTAAAAAAATCGTGTGCTGTTTGCTTGGTAGAGACATGTGAAGTGAAGCTGCTTCTCCCCTCATAGCCGACTGCTCTGAAGAAGCCAAAATAAGCTGGCTGCGTGGATCATGTGTTTGTGCTCTATGTAAATATGCATAGGGTGATTCCAGGCCCTTTCTTGATCTGGTTCTTCTGCTTATGTTTGAGACGGGCCGtaaacaaaccacaatgacaacATCCTATTTGGTCATTTTGCTAAATGGACAACCGTTCTTGAGtgcagcaaagcagcaaagtGGCATTGCGTTGTTCTTGGTTTCTACGAAGGGAAGACTATCAGGACAAAGACAccaaataaaaggagaaaatatattcatttattttcgtGCAAATAATACAAGAAATTACTAACATTCAATCATACATGTTCATTTCAAATATTACAAACTGTTGAAAAAGAGCGACATAATGTTTATCATTCAGTTTAACACGTCATGGAACAAGGAGACAATTCAGAGCTTAAAAAATGTGGTCCTTTAACAAACTTCCATTTATGCAGGCAGACCGGTTGGACCCATCTACCCCTGCTAtgtacacacactgacccaaGCAGCCTGGGTGAGCCTAACTTCCCCTGCTACGTATGCAATACGCATGAACCATGTGGCTCTAGCTCCTCAGTATCTATAGGTGCTGCATAGCATTCCTCCACCAATCACGAGCAGCACTCCGGAGGCCCATCCCACGTAGATGGACGCCCCCAGCTCGCCCCGCCTCTCCTGGGTGGCGATGGGGTTAAAGAACCCTGTGATGATGGTGTAGGCTGACCAGCTGACAGGAATGAGGCAAAGGACCCCCGCCACGATGAACACGGCGCCTCCTGCGATGCCCACGCTGATCTTGGTGCGGCCGTCGTCGCGGAGGAAGTTGGTGAATCGGGCGCCCGCCACCGTGAGCCCGATGGCCGCTACGCTGACGGCGATGGAGACGCAGACCAGCGCCCGCGACACCTGCAGGTTCTGGGGCAGGGCCAGCACCGAGTCATAGGCCTTGCACTGGGACTGACCCGTGCTCTGGATCACACAGTTCATCCACAGGCCCTCCCAGAAGACCTGCGCTGTGATGATGTTGGCGCCCACAAATGCCGTCACCTTCCACATGGGCAGGCCGCAGATCAAGATGGTTCCAAAGAACCCGAggagggccaggaggagggcgACCACCTGGTTTCCCATGGTAGTAGCAGAGCTGCCGAGCTTCAGAGAGCCGTTCCGCCAGACGAGGGCCGGTCAGTCACAAGTGGATCGTCAGAAGCAGCATTCTTTCTCCCACTGGATTGAACAGGAAGCTGAACTAagtcggccctgtgtgtgtgtaggctccGCTCAGTGTGGACGCAGGGCTCAGCTCACTTTAGTTACAAGGAAGACCAAAACAGGGGCGGAGACATTGCTAGTTTAAAGATCAGATTACCTGCTTGTCCTGATTCCTTTGATTTGAACAAGAGGGCGGGATAgttgttgccatggagacgagGTCTGAAAAGCCGCTTTGTTGCCCAGAAAGCAATGATTTAGCATGGACATTGAGAGTCCCTCCATTTCGGTACAAGGGATGTCTCCTATACAACATTATTCAACTGGTGAATTGCATTACAAGGATGCATGTGGCATTAGCCTTTCAGCAAGCCCCAAGGCCTCTAGACAAATGTCTGTGGATCCAAGTTGGCCAGCAACAAACAATTAGCGCAGGAACAACCCATTTAAAGTGTAAATGTCAACGTTTATTTTAAGGATTTCAAACAAAAGTAATCCCTGGCCTCCTAAATAGTGCAATTGGTTAAAACTGGCCAACTACCATGTTCGGTACCCCCTCCATTAGCACCCCCGCCCCCGGCATGCATTTCTATGTGGAAGAGATGGAAAAGTCTCACATAAGGCAAAGGTTTTCTATTAATGCCAAGTCAGTGATGCAAAGTGGTAACATCTTCACATGGACTGGTCCCCATttttacacaaaaacacaactttacTGAACTAGAGGGTCCGAGCGAGTAAGATTTGTCTGCCAATAAGTTACAACTCAAACATGTCTGAGTAAAAAGCCCACCACATGTAAACAAAGTTTAGAGACAAGATGTAAGATTTCATAAAATTTAATgaaacaataaaatactttaaaaaatattcatatatttaaaaatgtttttcaaacTAAGTTAAAAGATCCATGCAGCAGGACGCAGCAGACCCGAACAGGATGCTGTCCTCAGACGTAGGCCCTACCGCTGGCGGCCGAGCGCGGAGCAGAGTACCTTGCCGAGTAGCCGTGCTCCTTGTGCTTCTTGCACTGGCAGCAGAGCAGAGCACCACCGATCAGAAGGAGCCCGGCAGAGCCCCAGCCGATGAAGAGGGACGCGCCCAGCTCCCGCTTCTGGCCGCTCATTAGGATGGGGTTGTAGAAGTTGCGGATGATCTCGTTGGCGGACCACGACACGGGGATGAGGCACAGGACGCCGGCCACGATGAAAAAGACCCCCGCCACGATGGCCACCTTGATCTTGGCCGCCTCGTCCTCAATGCAGTTGGTGCACTGGCCCCCGGCGGTGGCCAGCAGGAGCCCCATGACGGCCACAAGGAGGGATATGATCACCAGGGCCCGGGCCGCCTGGAGGTCGGCGGGCAGGTTCAGCATGGAGTCGTAGACCTTGCACTGCAGCTGGCCCGTGCTCTGCTGCACGCAGGTCATCCACAGGCCCTCCCAGTAGGTTTGGGCCGTCACGATGTTGCTGCCGATGAACGCAGATACCTTCCACATGGGGAGGGCACAGATGATGATGTCCCCAATGAAGCCCACCGCGGCAAGGAAGATGCCGAAGATCTGGAGACCTGCAGATACCATGATGTCAATCGATTTGGTTTCGGGAGAGCCGGTTAAAACTGCTGCTACTGCTTCACTGCCCAAACTTGCCTTGAATGAATAGGATGCTCACCTGTGTATTTTATACCCATTGCTTTGGCTGTgaagcttctgattggttgttggAAGATTGATTAATTGAACGCACCTGTTGTGCTCAACCAGCACCCATAGGCCTTGGTCGGGGAGAGACCTGTGCTCTGCATCATCAACTAAGTCTAAATGTCAAATTTCCTctcaaagaatttttttttaggatgCCTCGTCCATAGGCCATAGTCCATAGGCGGTACTCCATGACCGCCTATGATAATGCAATGGTTAAAACTAGGCAACTATCATGATTAATCCCTCCCTTATGTGTAAACCCCAGTCTAACATATGCATTTCTACATGGAAGGGACAGACAAGTCTCGCTAGAGGCAAAGGTTCAAGTTTTCTACCAATGCCGAATCAGTGAGGAAAGTATCCCATTCACATGTTTATATGGTGAGCTCAAGAGGCCTTGTACACAACACAAGTTTAAAACAGGGATATCTCCCAGCTTGTGGCATTCCACTGAGCAACGCCCCCTTTGTGTTAATATCTTGGGATTCTGAGAGTCCACAAAGTTCAGCGAGGTTGACCATGGGACTCGGTAGGCAAAGATGGCTGCACCCATAATGAGATGTACTTTTTGTATATGCATTCGGTACCACGTTAGTTCTAAAATGATCTAACTTGAtaacattgctgctttaatcctgTCATTtcatgcattgcacggtcttgcaatacaatgtaaagttgtattcgacctggtttgctaaagaggctaatgttgCTAACAATAACTTCTTCCGACTAGTCGTATAGCGATGCCCAAAAAGACAACTGGCACGCTACAAGTCAGGAAATTAAGTCACAAGAGCAAGATGTTTGGGTGATGCACGCTGCCTCTCAACACAAGTACTTAGTTTAGCTTGAGTGTACTAATGGGTCAGAGTAGATTTGTTTGCAAATAAGTTTGATCCCACAGTCCTGTCTGAGGAAGAAGCCAAAAGCATGCAACAATTTTAGAGACGAGATGATGCAAGATTTTCATAAAATTTAATGaggcaataaaatactttaaaacaCAATCATAATTTAAAAATGTCCGAGTTTTACCAAACTACTAAATGCAACTTAAAAGATCCATGCAGCAGGACGCTGTAGTCTCAGACCCAACAGGATGCTGTCCTCTCAGACGTAGGCCGCGCCGCTGTCTGCCGCTGAGTACTTGGCCGAGTAGCCGTGCTCCTTGTGCTTCTTGCACTGGCAGCAGAGCAGAGCGCCGCCGATCAGAAGGAGCCCGGCAGAGCCCCAGCCGATGAAGAGGGACGCGCCCAGCTCCCGCTTCTGGCCGCTCATTAGGATGGGGTTGTAGAAGTTGCGGATGATCTCGTTGGCGGACCACGACACGGGGATGAGGCACAGGACGCCGGCCACGATGAAAAAGACCCCCGCCACGATGGCCACCTTGATCTTGGCCGCCTCGTCCTCAATGCAGTTGGTGCACTGGCCCCCGGCGGTGGCCAGCAGGAGCCCCATGACGGCCACAAGGAGGGATATGATCACCAGGGCCCGGGCCGCCTGGAGGTCGGCGGGCAGGTTCAGCATGGAGTCGTAGATCTTGCACTGCAGCTGGCCCGTGCTCTGCTGCACGCAGGTCATCCACAGGCCCTCCCAGTAGGTTTGGGCCGTCACGATGTTGCTGCCGATGAACGCAGATACCTTCCACATGGGGAGGGCACAGATGACGATGTCCCCAATGAAGCCCACCGCGGCAAGGAAGATGCCGAAGATCTGGAGACCTGCAGATACCATGATGTCAATCGATTTGGTTTTGGCGAGCCGGTGGATACTGCTGTTACTGCTTCTCTGCCAAAACTTGCCTTGATTTAATAGTTGGCTCACCTGTGTATTTTAAACCCGTTGCTTTGGCTCGgatagcttctgattggt
The Gadus morhua chromosome 7, gadMor3.0, whole genome shotgun sequence DNA segment above includes these coding regions:
- the LOC115547718 gene encoding claudin-4-like — its product is MVSTGRQLLGLALAIVGWIGAILVCALPMWKVSAFIGANIITAQTTWEGIWMNCVVQSTGQMQCKVYDSLLALSSDLQAARALTVVSIVAGIVGILLGIVGGKCTNFVSEERAKSRIGIAAGVVFLIAGVLVLVPVCWTANTVIQNFYNPILVGAQKRELGAALYIGWGAAGLLLLGGALLCSSCPPSEERRPYDAAYSKAPSSRAYV
- the LOC115547704 gene encoding claudin-4-like; its protein translation is MEGQGRLIGGLALVLVGILGVGLTTGLPMWRESSFVGPNIVSAQTIWDGLWLACVVQSTGQMQCKKPSGITYTTDLQAGRALTLLSIILGLIGFIIAIMGGGVANCSSAPPDDYYTTSQSGTRSSQNKAALLGGLLCLVAGVLCLVAVIWSAALTAFVSNDPLIVTSLKRDVGTSIYIGLASGVLLLLGGAVVCMVCGNKPSAPQRVYLRPPVEYSYAAPSQDSRSWRKNGPYDQPLETRDGSRYPAWNPGPSAASFPR
- the LOC115547719 gene encoding claudin-like protein ZF-A89, which produces MGNQVVALLLALLGFFGTILICGLPMWKVTAFVGANIITAQVFWEGLWMNCVIQSTGQSQCKAYDSVLALPQNLQVSRALVCVSIAVSVAAIGLTVAGARFTNFLRDDGRTKISVGIAGGAVFIVAGVLCLIPVSWSAYTIITGFFNPIATQERRGELGASIYVGWASGVLLVIGGGMLCSTYRY
- the LOC115547715 gene encoding claudin-like protein ZF-A89 — encoded protein: MVSAGLQIFGIFLAAVGFIGDIVICALPMWKVSAFIGSNIVTAQTYWEGLWMTCVQQSTGQLQCKIYDSMLNLPADLQAARALVIISLLVAVMGLLLATAGGQCTNCIEDEAAKIKVAIVAGVFFIVAGVLCLIPVSWSANEIIRNFYNPILMSGQKRELGASLFIGWGSAGLLLIGGALLCCQCKKHKEHGYSAKYSAPRSAASGRAYV